The window TTGCTTTCCAGGAAGGAAGCATAGACGATTATACCATTGAGATAGATGGGACGGATATTACGGAGGTTTGCACAAACGTAGATGATGACGGGACTGTGGTTAAATGGCAGACAACTTTGTGGAAACCCGGTACCATTACAGTCATCAGGGCATCTGACGGAAAAACACAGGAAGTAAAGATTGGAAACAGCGTTGCAACAGAAGCGCCGGAGATGGGCAGCCTTGGTTCTGCTCCCAGTGCGATCCTGACCAACGGATCCATATCTGTCTTTGATTATTGGCTGGATAATTACGACAAAGACGGCAATGTGCGTGTAAGCCCTGAGAAGACCACCTTTCGGTTAAACGGAAAGAGCCAGGAAACTTCTTCAGAGGTGCCTGCCGATTATTACATACCGGATACCTTGATTGATAAAAATGGGAACGGCAAGATCCAGCTTAAGATGTCGTTAAAGACTCTGGCCCAGGAAAGCTGGTTTGACCAGCTGAAAACCATTAAGGCTCAGGATCCTGAAAACACTGTTTTAAACAAGAATCTTGTTTTTACCACTTCAATGGAAACAGAATATGGAAAGACAGGAGTAATTACAATCCAGCTTCCCCAGACCAACCTGTTTGCCCGGGGACGTTATCAGCTGAACCTGTCTTCCGTATACAGCAAGGCAACCATGAACGTGCCGCTTCATCTTGTGGATAACAGGCTTTTTGTAATGAATTTAAATGCTTTAAATCCCAGTCCTAAGCAGGGAGAAGACTTTGCGTTTGATATAGTAGGACCGGATGGAGAAACCTTTGGAACAGAAATACTGTCCCCCATTTACAGAGTGGATCTGACTATGCCGTCAGGAAAAGTGAAGTCCCTCACAAAGATAGACCAATGGTATGAGATCGGCCCCATGCTTCATATTTGCGGCACGGATCCGGATGGCAATGTGATCACTGATGAAAGCGGTATATATACGGTTACGGCATATGCAAATGGCTACCAGACCATGACAAAGAAAGTGGAAGTCAACAGCAGTTCCCAGATTGTGGCAGAGGGCTTTACAATCTATGCTATGGCAGAATCTTTCGGCATTGATGCCATGTCCAGCGCTTCTGTTGTCATACCGGGAGATGGCGGTTCCGGCGGTTCTGGTTCTTCCGGCGGCTCACAAATGAACGGTTTCCTGATATTTGACCATGATATGCTGGCAAACGCATTGATTTTACATGAGATCAACTATGTGAGTGAGTACAGCGAGGCGGTTGTGCAGTGGTGGTATGATCAGAAAGCACAAGCTGTTATGGATGAAAATGCTGAAATAATTTATGATTTCACCCATTATTTAAATGCGGTGAAAGATGCAAAACTGGAGGCAGGAGAATATCTTTCCTTTGAAAAATATAAGGAAACCCAGACCGGAGGAGAGACCGGAAACCGTCCGTATCAGATTAAGCGGGTTCTGGAAGACGGAAAGTTAGGAACGGTTGAAAGCTTTCTTTCTGTGGTAGGAAAGTCAGCGCCGGCCCTTAAGGGAATGGAAGGAAAGCTGGGCGAGGATCTGGTACTGTCTTCTGATAAGGATGGGGAGTATATTTCCAAAATAACAGCGCTTTATCTGGACGGTTCTGCAATCGCTCTCAGAAGTGATGAATACATCACAGCTTATAAGACCAGCGAGACAAAGGAAAGTGTTACGATCCTGTCAAAAATAGAAGGAACAGGCGGCGGCACCCTTCAACTTACGGAAGGAGAACACAAGCTCCGCATTGTGGCAGAGGGATATAAGGAGCAGACGGTTATTCTGAATGTGGTTAAGGAATTAGAACAGTTTAATCTTTCACTGGCTGAGAATCCTGATAAAACAGATTCAGAAGAAGCGACAGCCTACCATGTGGGGCAGATGGTTTACATCAATGCTGCAGCCGATGAAGATGATGAAAGCCAGAAAGAGCTTCGCGGGGACTTTATGAAGAACTTCACAGGGGTGACCCTGACCGACCCGGATGACAATATAAGGAAAGTGCTTTCCAGTGAACAGGGCGGAATGTTCAGCCAGGACAATTATGAAAAGGGAGATTATTCCTTTGCTCTTCAGAAAAATCTGTTTCAGAAGGCAGGCATGTATACCGTTTTGGTGACTGCAGAAGGATACACAGCCAAGACACTGACCTTTGAAATTCTGGAAGCTGCCGGGAATCCGGTTGAAAATGAAAAGCCAGCACCTGATGTGGCAGCGACAAAATACGTGAAAGCATCTTTCTGGGATCCGGCATATTATCGTGTGACCTTTGATGTAACAGATGAGCAGGAAACAAAAGAGTATCTGAACGCAGATAAAGCAGTCACGGTCAACGGAATTCCTTATAAGAAGACTTCCATGTTATCTACTTCCAGACCAAATGAATATAAAGTATCTAAGGATGAAGCCTATGGAGTGGTGAAGTATCTTGACTTTACAGAAGATGGCTTTACGGAAGAAGAAAATGAAGTGATTATTGAGGTAGACGGCTACGGGACATTAACGTTTATGGTCGAGTTATTTGACCCTGAGGCAGGTATGGAAGGAAAGAGTGCTTCTGCAGCTGTTAAGGTTGAGGAAGAGGCTGTAGAAACTGAGGAAGGCAAAACAGAAGAAGCTAAGGAAGAAACCGTAGAAACTGAGGAAGATAAGACAGAAGAAGCTGAGGAAGATAAGACAGAAGAAGCTGAGGAAGAAACCGTAGAAACTGTGGTAGACAAGACAGAAGAGGGCAAGGACGAAACGGT of the Lacrimispora indolis DSM 755 genome contains:
- a CDS encoding hemoblobin-interacting domain-containing protein; the protein is MIKRKLIQKTVTPILTAACVLSQIGIAWAGVYTQGNWQYEKESWKHYEASGTLSSGWIQKASGWYYLSPEDGAMMTGWFQDEKGMRYYLNTSNDGTEGQMRSGWYQDGSGIWYFFHTANDGALGAMKTGWQWIDGYCYYFNAADGADMGKMYTGQTTPDGYFVNGEGRWAEADGTVHYEAGRGLASTPAAENARKTASSSGGSSSSGSGSSSGESNTPNENNSSGNGNNGNNSNGDEGNNNGGNNSEGNNSEEGNNQEDQDVFINEQRTKLVDLGWIQYAVIAFQEGSIDDYTIEIDGTDITEVCTNVDDDGTVVKWQTTLWKPGTITVIRASDGKTQEVKIGNSVATEAPEMGSLGSAPSAILTNGSISVFDYWLDNYDKDGNVRVSPEKTTFRLNGKSQETSSEVPADYYIPDTLIDKNGNGKIQLKMSLKTLAQESWFDQLKTIKAQDPENTVLNKNLVFTTSMETEYGKTGVITIQLPQTNLFARGRYQLNLSSVYSKATMNVPLHLVDNRLFVMNLNALNPSPKQGEDFAFDIVGPDGETFGTEILSPIYRVDLTMPSGKVKSLTKIDQWYEIGPMLHICGTDPDGNVITDESGIYTVTAYANGYQTMTKKVEVNSSSQIVAEGFTIYAMAESFGIDAMSSASVVIPGDGGSGGSGSSGGSQMNGFLIFDHDMLANALILHEINYVSEYSEAVVQWWYDQKAQAVMDENAEIIYDFTHYLNAVKDAKLEAGEYLSFEKYKETQTGGETGNRPYQIKRVLEDGKLGTVESFLSVVGKSAPALKGMEGKLGEDLVLSSDKDGEYISKITALYLDGSAIALRSDEYITAYKTSETKESVTILSKIEGTGGGTLQLTEGEHKLRIVAEGYKEQTVILNVVKELEQFNLSLAENPDKTDSEEATAYHVGQMVYINAAADEDDESQKELRGDFMKNFTGVTLTDPDDNIRKVLSSEQGGMFSQDNYEKGDYSFALQKNLFQKAGMYTVLVTAEGYTAKTLTFEILEAAGNPVENEKPAPDVAATKYVKASFWDPAYYRVTFDVTDEQETKEYLNADKAVTVNGIPYKKTSMLSTSRPNEYKVSKDEAYGVVKYLDFTEDGFTEEENEVIIEVDGYGTLTFMVELFDPEAGMEGKSASAAVKVEEEAVETEEGKTEEAKEETVETEEDKTEEAEEDKTEEAEEETVETVVDKTEEGKDETVEVEEGKTEEGKDETVETEAGKTEEAKDETVETKEEENGKEAADSKEEEIQEETAETKEKSSDSQEKEPEDEVKIGKTADVTVEE